One window from the genome of Salvia miltiorrhiza cultivar Shanhuang (shh) chromosome 7, IMPLAD_Smil_shh, whole genome shotgun sequence encodes:
- the LOC130995646 gene encoding squamosa promoter-binding-like protein 13A → MESSSSSKRAKAPANVAQVAHCLVDGCSADLSVCRDYHRRHKVCEAHSKTPKVTIGGREQRFCQQCSRFHSLVEFDEGKRSCRKRLDGHNRRRRKAQARSVTGVEERLVSFSSSAPQIVVGGGVVGYPWSGVVVKDENEIGVLQQQQQLNYMDSAASAAHHHHHQHQLSSSSAFVDPNVMMECDGALSLLSSPPPAIIDYHQTTSPTLHFPHQNVGSSHQTLSFMWD, encoded by the exons ATGGAATCATCATCCTCATCGAAAAGGGCCAAGGCCCCTGCAAATGTTGCTCAAGTTGCTCATTGCTTGGTGGACGGATGCAGCGCTGATTTAAGCGTGTGCAGAGACTATCACAGGCGGCACAAGGTCTGTGAAGCTCACTCCAAGACCCCTAAGGTCACGATTGGGGGTCGAGAGCAGCGCTTTTGCCAGCAATGCAGCAG GTTCCACTCCCTGGTGGAGTTTGACGAGGGAAAACGAAGCTGTAGGAAACGGCTTGATGGGCACAACAGGAGGCGGAGGAAGGCCCAAGCGCGCAGCGTCACTGGAGTGGAGGAAAGGCTCGTGTCATTCAGCAGCAGCGCGCCACAGATAGTAGTTGGTGGTGGTGTGGTGGGATACCCTTGGTCCGGGGTGGTTGTGAAAGACGAGAATGAAATAGGCGtgttgcagcagcagcagcagctcaaCTACATGGACTCAGCAGCATCAGCagctcatcatcatcatcatcaacatcaACTCAGCAGCTCCTCGGCCTTTGTTGATCCAAATGTGATGATGGAATGTGATGGTGCTCTCTCTCTTCTGTCATCGCCCCCTCCCGCCATCATCGACTATCATCAAACTACTTCTCCCACCTTGCATTTTCCTCACCAAAATGTTGGATCATCCCATCAAACTCTCTCTTTCATGTGGGACTAG
- the LOC130993907 gene encoding uncharacterized protein LOC130993907, with protein MYVSNYEEFCFKILALHLSVICAAIVYPSFKHPLSRFLAVLDPPEVESLIKCYAFVRGLKQGPLFDALQITPPKEFDNIMAILPGYLQLEDAKAARRAEADKLRVKKGDNGMHPSDKHSQRTPYKGLPPRIPAMAVETRPPSPGPAQTDRRNKGGGDIRERHPLNRPADEIFHLVKDENWFRAPWNYTRGNPKPGKNDLLCEYHNVYGHTTANCGHLMNQLEILVRQGFLDRFVAGPPKKTNRELHNRNHNNHRRDERELRNGADDRREGELRNEIPERPPFQREIHMIVGENGTPTSNRAKKQLVRAVRTGHFNSKVMAITSAASEPTISFGPEDARSLMYPHDDALVFSTDVAGCLVHRVFVDSGSAVNIVYWNCWKALGSDVNVEPTNAPLYGFSGESVVPVEMVELPVTLGRSQGYKTRTVRFLIIDAPKPTYNIILGRPALNTFKAVVSTFYLKMKFPIDGGRIGEVWGDQATSKQCHVQTLTQQQKDNMGDDPNTRKQKRKQTKILGELNDQGNEKVGIVTASNPERREIMELRDGIDKQPLVSTSDACLLIELFPDKEGYTTKIGAEMTPVLQREVTACLRRNADVFAFNTSDLKGIDRELAEHRLNVDPMVKPVKQKTRHFGAEKDAAIREQVQTLLEAGHITEIQYPEWISNAVMVEKKAKVWRMCVDYRDLNAACPKDCYPLPRIDQLVDATSGCELLSMMDAYQGYHQVKMHSGDVARTACGWESMPFGLKNAGATYQRMMDKIFRTQLRRNISVYVDDMLVRSIKASSHVADLEETFSVVRKNRLMLNPAKCTFGVQSGKFLGYRVTPEGIEVNIDKVKAILNMTPPRNVKEIQTLNGRITALSRFISRSAERSLPFFKVLRKGSRFEWSSECQRAFEDLKSNLTKLPVLTKPSSGEPLYLYISAGIESLSSVLVREENRQQKPIYFVSKVIQGAELRYTEVEKTAYTIMITARKLRPYFLSHKVIVRTIIPFRQILGRPDLAGKMVKWAIELGEYEVEFEPRTTIRAQALADFIQEATRWPMRGPWTAQVDGSVTKEGCGVGIYITSPEGEVYQFAIKFEDKLSNNEAEYEAVLRAAHILRELRADNAVIKTDSQLVVKQLTGGYGIKEERMKHYFDKVQEIGKKFEKFEIQQVPREENQRADLLARVASAVEQTWSEDITLVFEPKRAVVAQVYNIETKDDWRTPIIYYLKNGKRMEEDTSRCAKYENYCLIDDQLYKRSFTHPFLKCLAPEEAQFALKEIHQGCCGNHGGHRDLTRKIIRAGFYWPGISKESKAFVQKCEACQKHAPKINIPGEGMGIMHAAHPFDKWGIDIVGKLPTAPGGKCFLIVAVDYFSKWIEAEAVTKIDDNTVEKFIWKNICCRYGVPRILVSDNGTQFTSKKIEDFCSRMDITQKFVSVAHPQANGQVELANRTICEGIKKRLERSRGRWVEELDTVLWALRTSPKTATGEAPFTLVYGSNVVVPAEVRLESHRVTTYDTAQNEELRRLDLDLIELHRDEAQVRAAKYKSIVKAGYDKKVKLRRLGKGDLVLKRADALKPVGKFEANWEGPFVITKVLGGGAYHLADQEGRPLTRPWNISNLKKFYV; from the coding sequence ATGTATGTAAGCAACTATGAAGAATTTTGTTTTAAGATTTTAGCTCTCCATCTTTCTGTCATTTGTGCAGCCATTGTGTATCCCTCTTTTAAGCATCCGCTGTCCCGTTTTCTGGCCGTGTTAGACCCACCAGAGGTAGAATCACTGATCAAATGTTACGCGTTCGTTCGAGGATTAAAGCAAGGTCCCCTTTTCGACGCATTACAAATAACACCGCCTAAGGAATTCGACAACATCATGGCCATACTACCAGGATATCTGCAATTGGAGGATGCTAAGGCCGCACGAAGGGCCGAGGCCGATAAACTCCGGGTGAAGAAAGGTGATAACGGGATGCACCCCAGTGATAAACACTCTCAGAGAACACCATACAAGGGTCTACCGCCAAGAATACCAGCCATGGCAGTAGAGACCAGACCTCCTTCTCCAGGACCTGCGCAGACTGATCGACGCAACAAGGGTGGTGGTGATATACGGGAGCGCCATCCGCTGAATAGGCCTGCTGACGAAATCTTCCATCTTGTTAAAGATGAAAATTGGTTCCGAGCTCCGTGGAACTACACCCGTGGTAATCCCAAACCAGGGAAAAATGATTTGTTATGCGAGTACCATAACGTTTATGGACACACGACCGCGAATTGCGGACATCTGATGAACCAGCTGGAGATATTGGTGAGACAAGGTTTTTTGGACAGGTTCGTTGCTGGACCTCCGAAGAAAACAAACAGAGAACTGCACAACCGTAATCATAATAATCATAGACGCGACGAGAGGGAGCTGAGGAATGGCGCGGATGACAGACGCGAAGGAGAACTAAGGAATGAAATACCGGAGCGACCACCTTTCCAGAGGGAAATCCATATGATCGTCGGAGAAAATGGTACACCCACATCAAACAGAGCGAAGAAACAACTTGTCAGGGCTGTGAGAACAGGACACTTTAACTCTAAGGTCATGGCTATTACCAGCGCAGCCAGCGAACCCACCATATCCTTTGGCCCGGAAGATGCCAGATCGTTAATGTATCCCCACGATGACGCCTTAGTCTTCTCAACAGACGTGGCTGGATGCCTGGTCCACCGAGTCTTCGTGGACTCAGGCAGCGCGGTGAATATTGTGTACTGGAACTGCTGGAAGGCCCTTGGCTCGGATGTCAATGTTGAACCAACGAACGCACCACTCTATGGATTCTCGGGAGAATCAGTAGTACCAGTCGAAATGGTAGAACTGCCAGTCACCTTGGGACGATCGCAGGGTTATAAAACCAGAACAGTCAGATTCTTGATCATAGACGCTCCTAAACCCACGTACAACATCATCTTGGGGCGGCCCGCTCTAAACACCTTCAAAGCAGTGGTTTCCACATTCTACCTCAAAATGAAGTTTCCGATAGACGGTGGAAGGATCGGGGAAGTGTGGGGGGATCAAGCTACATCGAAGCAATGCCATGTACAAACTTTGACCCAGCAACAAAAGGATAACATGGGAGACGACCCCAACACTCGAAAGCAGAAACGAAAGCAAACAAAAATCCTGGGGGAACTCAATGATCAAGGAAATGAGAAGGTTGGGATAGTCACCGCGTCAAACCCCGAACGCAGAGAAATCATGGAACTTAGAGACGGGATTGATAAACAACCCCTTGTATCCACGAGTGACGCGTGCCTGCTCATCGAACTTTTTCCTGACAAGGAGGGATACACCACCAAGATTGGAGCAGAAATGACACCCGTCCTCCAAAGGGAAGTCACCGCATGCCTGCGCAGGAATGCGGATGTGTTTGCATTCAATACTTCTGACCTCAAAGGGATCGACAGAGAGCTAGCTGAACATCGTCTTAATGTGGACCCGATGGTCAAACCCGTCAAACAGAAAACAAGACACTTCGGCGCGGAGAAGGACGCCGCAATTCGGGAACAGGTCCAGACCCTCCTGGAAGCAGGACACATCACAGAAATCCAGTATCCCGAGTGGATATCTAATGCAGTCATGGTAGAGAAGAAAGCCAAAGTGTGGAGAATGTGCGTGGACTATAGAGATCTTAACGCAGCTTGTCCTAAGGATTGTTACCCACTCCCTCGGATAGATCAGCTAGTGGACGCTACTTCAGGGTGTGAACTCCTGTCCATGATGGACGCTTACCAAGGATACCATCAAGTGAAGATGCACTCGGGGGATGTCGCTAGAACTGCCTGCGGATGGGAAAGCATGCCTTTCGGCCTCAAGAATGCAGGGGCCACGTACCAGCGTATGATGGACAAGATTTTCAGGACACAGCTAAGGAGAAATATATCGGTGTATGTTGACGATATGCTGGTGCGCAGCATCAAAGCCAGTTCTCACGTGGCTGATCTGGAGGAAACCTTTTCGGTAGTCCGCAAGAATAGACTAATGCTCAACCCCGCCAAATGCACCTTTGGAGTGCAATCAGGAAAGTTCTTGGGTTACAGGGTAACACCAGAGGGAATTGAAGTTAATATTGACAAAGTCAAAGCCATCCTGAACATGACACCACCCAGGAATGTCAAAGAAATTCAAACACTCAATGGTCGGATTACCGCACTGAGTCGGTTCATCTCACGCTCAGCTGAGCGAAGTCTCCCGTTCTTCAAAGTTCTAAGGAAAGGAAGTCGATTCGAATGGAGCAGTGAGTGCCAGAGAGCTTTCGAGGACCTAAAATCCAACCTCACCAAACTACCAGTACTAACAAAGCCTTCTTCAGGAGAACCACTGTACCTATATATCTCTGCGGGAATTGAATCTCTGAGCTCAGTGCTGGTCCGAGAGGAGAACCGGCAACAAAAACCGATATACTTTGTAAGCAAGGTCATCCAAGGTGCAGAGCTACGCTATACTGAGGTTGAAAAAACCGCGTACACAATCATGATCACggccagaaagttgaggccaTACTTCTTATCACACAAGGTCATTGTGAGAACAATAATACCATTCAGACAAATCTTAGGGCGACCGGATCTAGCGGGGAAGATGGTGAAATGGGCCATAGAGCTCGGAGAGTACGAGGTCGAGTTTGAGCCGCGCACTACCATTAGAGCGCAGGCACTGGCGGACTTCATTCAAGAAGCAACAAGGTGGCCTATGAGGGGACCGTGGACAGCACAGGTTGATGGGTCGGTCACCAAAGAAGGGTGTGGGGTGGGAATCTACATCACCTCGCCCGAAGGGGAAGTCTACCAATTCGCTATCAAGTTTGAAGATAAGCTATCCAATAACGAAGCCGAATATGAAGCAGTGCTAAGGGCAGCCCACATACTCAGAGAACTCAGAGCCGACAATGCAGTGATTAAAACTGACTCTCAATTGGTGGTGAAACAGTTAACAGGAGGTTACGGGATAAAAGAAGAGAGAATGAAACACTACTTTGACAAAGTCCAGGAGATTGGGAAAAAGTTTGAgaaatttgaaatacaacaAGTGCCGAGAGAAGAAAACCAACGAGCAGACCTCCTGGCCAGAGTAGCCAGTGCAGTCGAACAAACGTGGAGCGAGGACATTACCTTGGTGTTCGAACCTAAGAGAGCGGTGGTGGCGCAGGTATACAACATTGAAACCAAGGATGATTGGAGAACACCCATCATATACTATCTGAAAAATGGTAAACGAATGGAAGAGGATACTTCACGGTGTGCCAAATACGAGAATTACTGCCTCATCGACGATCAGCTCTACAAGAGGTCTTTCACACATCCATTTTTGAAATGTCTGGCCCCAGAGGAAGCACAGTTTGCTTTAAAAGAGATCCACCAAGGGTGCTGCGGTAATCACGGTGGACACAGGGATTTGACAAGGAAGATAATCAGAGCAGGATTCTACTGGCCCGGAATCAGCAAAGAATCGAAAGCCTTCGTGCAAAAATGTGAGGCTTGTCAGAAACACGCTCCCAAAATCAACATACCTGGGGAGGGAATGGGGATCATGCATGCTGCGCATCCTTTCGACAAATGGGGAATCGACATTGTGGGTAAATTACCAACTGCTCCGGGAGGCAAGTGCTTCCTCATAGTTGCCGTAGACTACTTCTCTAAGTGGATCGAGGCGGAAGCTGTCACCAAAATCGATGATAACACAGTGGAAAAGTTCATATGGAAGAACATCTGTTGTCGATATGGGGTGCCAAGGATTTTGGTTTCGGACAACGGAACCCAGTTCACAAGCAAGAAGATCGAAGATTTTTGTTCTCGGATGGACATCACACAGAAATTTGTGTCAGTAGCCCACCCTCAAGCCAACGGACAGGTAGAATTGGCAAATCGCACCATAtgtgaagggatcaagaagagaCTCGAACGAAGCAGGGGACGATGGGTTGAGGAGCTAGATACAGTGTTATGGGCACTTAGAACCAGCCCGAAAACCGCAACCGGAGAGGCTCCTTTCACTTTGGTATACGGGTCGAACGTTGTGGTACCTGCTGAGGTAAGGCTGGAATCTCATCGGGTTACTACCTATGACACTGCACAGAATGAGGAACTGCGCCGACTGGACTTGGATCTGATTGAGTTACATAGAGATGAAGCACAAGTAAGAGCGGCAAAATACAAGAGCATTGTTAAGGCTGGTTACGACAAGAAAGTAAAGCTGCGCAGACTTGGGAAGGGAGACTTGGTACTCAAACGGGCAGACGCCTTGAAGCCCGTAGGGAAATTTGAAGCTAACTGGGAAGGTCCTTTTGTCATCACGAAAGTCTTGGGAGGAGGAGCTTATCACCTAGCAGACCAAGAAGGGCGGCCTCTTACCAGGCCATGGAACATAAGTAACCTCAAGAAATTTTACGTGTAA